The proteins below come from a single Pseudochaenichthys georgianus chromosome 14, fPseGeo1.2, whole genome shotgun sequence genomic window:
- the LOC117458199 gene encoding butyrophilin subfamily 1 member A1-like translates to MGGNVTVAQDEQVEFQCVSSKWFPIPTVSWTWNSEAVNSSLYNTTSMADGDVFNCTSVLKFQAVRDTQIECRATVETLASPQSSSVYLEVVPKPTDWTVLIAVVVSIGSFALLVLLIIGIIFCYKRRKEKKTTYEDEMSRRVRTQSQISTVHVAGQNQGQENTGYVPEGQTSVAPTDLTDSSFFPENGSTFSEMPDVVNSTHTGNAYITVDKPAFRKHRHVTIV, encoded by the exons ATGGGAGGTAATGTGACGGTGGCGCAGGACGAGCAGGTGGAGTTCCAGTGTGTATCGTCCAAATGGTTCCCCATACCTACTGTCAGCTGGACCTGGAACTCTGAGGCTGTGAACAGCAGCCTGTACAACACCACCAGCATGGCTGACGGGGATGTCTTCAACTGCACCAGTGTCCTGAAGTTCCAGGCAGTCAGAGACACCCAGATAGAGTGCCGGGCGACTGTGGAGACACTAGCCAGCCCACAATCCAGCTCCGTCTACTTGGAAGTTG TTCCAAAGCCTACGGACTGGACCGTGCTGATAGCTGTGGTCGTGTCTATTGGATCTTTTGCTCTGCTGGTTTTGCTCATCATTGGAATCATCTTCTGCTACAAAAGGAGGAAAGAAAAAA AAACCACATACGAAGATGAAATGAG CAGAAGAGTGAGGACTCAGAGCCAGATCAGTACTGTCCATGTAGCGGGACAGAATCAGGGCCAGGAGAACACAGGATATGTGCCAGAGGGTCAAACAA GTGTCGCTCCCACTGACCTCACTGACAGCAGCTTTTTCCCGGAAAATGGCTCCACTTTTTCTGAG ATGCCTGATGTTGTGAACagtacccacacaggaaatgctTACATCACTGTGGATAAACCCGCCTTCAGGAAGCACAGACATGTCACCATTGTGTGA